Proteins from one Paracoccus aminovorans genomic window:
- a CDS encoding RNA polymerase sigma factor: protein MMGNGDARQGAYLTHRAALIDYATPILGSREAAEDVVQDAFMRFAPARFRGAGPEQMRAYLYSIVRHLSFDVLKRRKVEQRHGGQAAPFWTLPAPSPTPEENLLICDQIRIVNQVLAEFPQEVRIAVEMHRFGGFTLEEVAAHLDISLATAHRHVRKVMVALALRLDRRD, encoded by the coding sequence ATGATGGGGAACGGGGATGCACGGCAGGGCGCTTATCTGACCCATCGCGCCGCGCTGATCGATTATGCCACGCCGATCCTCGGCTCGCGCGAGGCGGCCGAGGATGTCGTGCAGGATGCCTTCATGCGGTTTGCGCCCGCCCGGTTTCGCGGCGCCGGACCCGAGCAGATGCGGGCCTATCTCTACAGCATCGTGCGCCATCTATCCTTCGATGTCTTGAAGCGGCGCAAGGTCGAACAGCGCCACGGCGGCCAGGCGGCCCCGTTCTGGACGCTGCCGGCGCCGTCGCCCACGCCCGAGGAAAACCTGCTGATCTGCGACCAGATCCGCATCGTGAACCAGGTGCTGGCCGAGTTCCCGCAGGAGGTCCGCATCGCGGTCGAGATGCATCGCTTCGGCGGCTTCACCCTGGAAGAGGTCGCCGCCCATCTGGATATCTCGCTGGCGACGGCGCATCGGCATGTGCGCAAGGTGATGGTCGCGCTGGCCCTGCGCCTCGACCGCCGCGATTGA
- a CDS encoding I78 family peptidase inhibitor, with product MKPNFIAIAALSLAAITLAACKESTQAADANAAPGVCRAEAAEALTGKARLTDEQAMQATGASIVRQISPGQGVTMDYRQERVTVETDPASGKILRAFCG from the coding sequence ATGAAACCGAACTTCATCGCCATCGCCGCACTGTCTCTGGCCGCGATCACCCTTGCCGCCTGCAAAGAAAGCACGCAAGCGGCCGATGCGAATGCCGCGCCGGGCGTCTGTCGCGCCGAGGCCGCCGAGGCCCTGACCGGCAAGGCTCGCTTGACCGACGAACAGGCGATGCAGGCCACCGGCGCCAGCATCGTGCGCCAGATCAGCCCCGGCCAGGGCGTGACGATGGACTATCGCCAAGAGCGGGTGACGGTGGAAACCGACCCGGCCTCGGGCAAGATCCTGCGCGCCTTCTGCGGCTAG
- a CDS encoding YbaY family lipoprotein yields the protein MQKRSRHDIPNLDGRDRRSIASGSCRLRVAAIEIRPQGQVPVPFALSYDPQRIEDRHSYALQARISSHDGLLFITTTMNPISTGGADNADLVLERVGGRSGGRRPPAEGRTTAHPERDGRAAA from the coding sequence ATGCAGAAGCGATCCCGGCATGATATTCCGAACCTTGACGGGCGCGACCGGCGCAGCATTGCTTCTGGCTCTTGCCGCCTGCGAGTCGCCGCAATCGAAATCCGGCCGCAAGGGCAGGTTCCGGTGCCCTTTGCGCTGTCCTATGATCCGCAGCGGATCGAGGACAGGCACAGCTATGCCCTGCAGGCGCGGATCTCGTCCCATGACGGGCTGCTTTTCATCACCACGACCATGAACCCCATATCGACGGGCGGGGCGGACAATGCCGATCTGGTGCTGGAACGCGTCGGCGGCCGAAGCGGCGGGCGCCGGCCCCCGGCCGAAGGCAGGACAACAGCGCACCCCGAACGAGACGGACGCGCAGCCGCTTGA